In bacterium, the sequence GAAGACTCTCTCTACCGGGAATTTCGGTAAGTCACTATCCCATCCGTTTTTATAACGAGGCTTCTCTCGCGGCACACGTCATTGGTCATATTCGTGAAATCAATAAGGCTGAGCTCATTCAACCAGATTTTCGAGGTTACTATCAGCGGGGTGATGTCATCGGAAAGTATGGATTAGAGGATACATGGGAGTTGTATCTTCAAGGACGTCGAGGACGAAACAGCTTTCTCGTGAATGCGCATAGCGTAAAAATTCAAGATCTCTCCGATCAGACAAAGGCTATTCCAGGAAATATTCTGCAACTTACGATTGATAGAGACATTCAACAGGCTGCTGATCGGGCTCTCTCCGGAAAATCTGGAGCTATCGTTGCACTTGTACCGCAGACTGGTGAAATTCTCGCCCTTTCCTCAGCTCCGAACTTTGATCCAAATATTTTTACCGGTGAATTGACGAAAGCTCAGTGGGAAGGGCTCAGCCAAGGAAAAGAGCGAAAGCTTTCAAACCGAGCTGTGCAATCTGTATATCCGCCTGCTTCATTATTTAAAACCTTTTTGGGAGTAGCTGGACTTGAAGAAGGATTGATTACGAAAAAGACAACGGAATATTGTCCTGGATACCATACTGTGGGGGATAGAACGTTTCGATGTCACAAACACGACGGACATGGTGCTGTTAATCTAGAAATGGCTCTTTCTGTCTCGTGTGATGTATTTTTTTATATCCTTGGACAACGGCTTGGGATTGACCGTATTCATGAATATGGCTCTAAATTCGGTCTCGGGAAGGCGACCGGTCTTGAACTTGTTCAGGAAGCCAGTGGACTAATTCCGTCTACTGAGTGGAAACAAAAGCGTTATGCTGGCACTCCAGAGTCACGTTGGTTCCCAGGAGAAACTCCGTCTGTCGCTATCGGCCAAGGGGCAACATCTGCTACGCCCCTGCAATTAGCTGTCGCAATGTCTGCTCTCGTTAATGGGGGAACAATTTATCGCCCCTATCTCGTCCAAGGCGTCTATTCTCATGACGGCAAGACGGAAAAAGATTCCTTCAGACCAAAGATGCTCTCTCAACTGAATGTAGAGAAAAAACATCTGATGCAAGTGCAGAACGCGTTGAAAAGTGTGGTACACGGGAAAAGAGGAACGGGTAAGCTTGCACAACTGCCAAAGGAATGGAATATCTCTGTTGGTGGCAAGACCGGGACATCTCAGGTGGTATCTCTTCATTCAAAAACCGAGAAAAGAGAACATGAACACCATGCTCTCTTTGCTGCCTTCGCTCCGTCAGAGGCTCCAGAGATCGTCGTGGTAGCGGTAATTGAACATGGAGGGAGTGGAGGAATAGCTGCAGCTCCCGTAGTTCGCCAGGTACTAGAAGCCTTCTTTGTCAAAAGCCGAGCACTATCTGTTCCTCCAGCCGTACGACACCCTGAGGATGTGAATACATGATTCAAGAAGTAAAGACCTTTACAAAATCTCTCGACTGGATCCTTATCATGCTTGTTGGGATTCTTCCGGTTATAGGACTTGCTGTGTTATACAGCGCGAGCTTTGACCCAGACATTGAGCATAGGTTTTTCTTTTGGTCGTTTAATAGCCACCTCGTTTTTCGCCAATTAAATTATTTCCTCATATCGCTCGTCTTTATGTTTATTGTAGCGTCGATACCACCCCGCTTAAGCTACCGATTTGCGCATGTTGCCTATGCCAGTGCCCTGCTCCTGCTCTTGTCCGTACTTGTGTATGGCACAATATCCAATGGTTCAAGAAGATGGCTTCATCTCGGCTTCATTAATCTGCAACCCTCAGAGCTTATGAAGGTAGGGGTGATTCTCGCTCTTGCCCGTTATCTCTCTCGCGTTCCGCCGAAAGATGGGCTTTATACGTGTAAAGAGCTGTTTATGCCGGCATGCATTGTTCTCCTTCCAATGCTCGTCATACTTCGACAACCAGACCTCGGAACGGCGCTCTCTATCGGTGCAATAGGCGCATCGATGATTCTTTTTATTGGTGTGAAAAGAAGCGTACTTTTTGGGCTTTCAATTTTCAGTACCATAGGAGGAGCCGTTGGTTGGCTCTGGTTTCTACACCCGTATCAAAAAAAGCGTATTCTGACGATGTTTAACCCCGAAGCCGATCCTCGAGGTTCGGGTTATCAAATTATTCAATCAAAGATAGCTGTTGGCTCCGGAGAGCTTTTCGGGAAAGGATACCTAGAGGGTTCACAAACTCGACTAGAATTCATTCCAGAAAGGACTACCGACTTCATTTTTTCAGTTTTTGCTGAAGAGTGGGGATTCCTTGGCTCAATGGTCATCCTCGGTCTCTATCTTTTGTTACTGCTTCGACTTCTTACTCAATCGACCAAGGCCAAAGAGTATTTTGGCGTATTAGTAACCGTTGGGGTTGTCGGAATGATCTTTTTCCATGTTTTCGTAAACCTCGGAATGGTTGTAGGATTTCTACCAGTGGTGGGCTTGCCCCTGCCACTGATGAGTTATGGAGGATCTTCGCTCATGACAACGTTTTTCTCAATTGGCCTTGCACTTTCTGTAACGGCGCAGCGAAGTGTATTCTCCTATCGATAGATGAGTGATGTATGAACTCTAATCAATTTCTTGCCTTTTTCCTTTTCAACTGGCTCGTCTTGTTCGCCCTGCATGTAAGTGCGCAGGAGTCAACTGAGTTGACTCTTCCTCTTGAAGTATTTCCTCACGAGCTCGCTGAAAAACAGCTTGAAGAGCAGATACTCAAGAGAGCAAGTATTGATTATCGACACACTGTAAAACGGACGACTGAGGGACTTCCACGCTCAACATTTATCTGGGAAGTAGCAACAGTAGAAAACCAGATAGCGATTGAAGAGCTTCGCTTTGAATTCGAGACGGAACAAAAGAAAAACTCTGGTAGAGCAGACTTTACGGTAAGCCTCCGCTATCAAGATGAAGCGTTAGTAGTTGTCCACTCCAAACCGATGATGGCTCAGTATGTAAACGGAATAAAGGTAGAGCGATCGGAAGAGGAGAAAGCAAAGTGGGGAGGATTTCTCTATGGCAATGAGGTCCCGGGAGTACTGTTCATTATCCCTCGAACAAGACAAAAGTCGGGATTTCCTCTCCTACTCTGTCCTCGCTTTGGCATACAACAAAATGGAGCTCTTGTAATACAAGGGAGAGATCCCAAAACGAAACTAAAGCGAATTTCAGCGAAACTATCTGGTGGCACCCATATCGATTTTCCAACGAGCTATACCGCGGGGAGTGCTACTATTCGCTATGAATCAATACGAGTAGCTGAACCTGAAATTCGAGAAGGTGTCGTAATCAAAAATGATCCGTCATTCTCATTTCTTTACCGACCTACCTCTTCTACTGAAGAAATGTTTACCCCAGAAGAGAGCGGAATCACTCCCGTGGGACTCGTATCACACGTGCGTTTGAAGAATCCAGTTGGATATACAGCTCATATTCGACACGCTTTGATTACTTGGATTAATCAGATGAACCCTCCATCCTCTACAAAATTCCACTTCAAACAAATGGGACAAGCTCGAAAAGAGGATTTAGGACCTGGTAGTTGTTTTCACATATTCCCGGCTGAGCATGTAACTACTCAATACTCCACTCCTGCCTCGTAAAGAGGAACTATTCTTCCCGGTAATGTTCTGTATACAGCTTCCTGCTAAACGTCCCTTCACGAAAAGGAAGAATTATTCGAAAGAAAGCTGTCTTGATTTTAGGCTACTGCAGTAAGACCCTCAAAGAGCTCAGATCATCGCCTCTTTGGTCCAAGGATATCCCTTAACTCTTTGCCCGCTTCTTTTGCCCAGTCCTCAACTATTCCACCAATATCGCGACCAATACCGCGGGAGCCTCTCTGAACACCTTTGTCGATTTCTCTACCGAACTGATTAGAATATGATTGTTTGATTGCACGAACATATACTCTTTGTGCTTGCTGTGCGTCTCTTGCATGAGACCTCAATGCCCCAAGGTAATCCTTAGCTCCCTGAAGTCTGTCCCTTGCCTCTTGATTGCGCTCAGATTGTTCAAGAAGTTTCTTGAGTTCTTGCTCTTGAAGCGAGAGCCCATCAGCTTTTTGAAGATTTGATAAGGCGCTTGCACCCGCAAGTCCTTCTATCATGTTTTCAACCGCCTTGACTCGCTGCTCCGAAGAGCCAGTCAGTACACCAGAAAGCTCTAACTGCTCATTGACATTTTGAATTGCTGTTTCGCGTTCTGCATGCTCAGTCACAAGTTTCGTAAGATATGCTCTTAACTCCTCTGTCTTTCCTTTATATGCACTAGCAGCAGTATTTGAATTCCTATAGGGGTCCACTTGAGCAAGATCATCGAGGCCAAAGTCAACTCCACCACCAGCAATAGAATTCGGAAAAGGATTGATGGTACCTCCAGCTGCAATAGTGGCCAGATTACTCTTGATATCGTGAGTTCGGTAACTATCCACCTTTGCTTTTACATCAGAAGATACCTCTATACTCCCCAGATCTTTGAGCAACGTATCTACCTTGCGTCCACCAAGCTGTTGCTGCATTCGCGTATCAAACTGAAGTTGTGTCTGATACTCTCGCTGAGCAAGATTCATAATCTGCTGTTCTGCTCTCTGTAAATCTCTTAAATCCCTCTCGTTTTGTCTTCTCAGCATTTCAATTTGTCTTGCGGGATCTGCTGCAACATCAATCGATATCTTGAGTTTGTCTTTGGCTTCTTTTTCTATTTCCCGACCCGCCTTTTGTGCCCAACGACTTACCGCCTGAGACAATCTTCTTGGATCACTATTCTGCTCTATACATTCAAGGAGATCAGTTTTATGTCGGAGTGTTAAGTCAGCTATCAGTAGCTCTTGATGCACTGATTTGAACACAGCCACTAATTCCTCATGAGAAGCTGCTGATAGATCTCTTCCGGAGCTCTTAACAGCAGTAGACGGTGAAGAAGTATCACGGCCTAAGGCGGATTGAATTACCACGGCATTCAGCCCCTGTAACATCTCTTCTTGCCACTTTGAAGCATCTTGCACTCGCACCTGATGCTCCACTTCCTTAAAACTCATCTGAAACTCAATACCACCATTTTTATTTAAGGAATATTCAACCTTTCCACCCTCATTTTCAATTTGTTCGAGCAGCTTATGCAGCTTTTTGGTTGTTTCAGGAGCATTAGTAGCGCTTGGATCAACTACAAGCTCTCTAAAACCTTCAATCGTAATTCCCTTCGGCTTGAAAACTTTCGGTTGAACCTGCGTTGCAACAGGATCTTGAGTGCTTGGATTCGTTATTTGTACTTCTGGTGTTACGGATGGTGATGCTTCTGGCGTGGAAGATGTCGCTGCTTCTCGAGTGTTTCTTTCGCCTTCTTGCTTTTCCTTCTGTCGCTCTTGGGTTTCAGCTATATCAGAAGAAATTGCATCTAAGACTGAACTATCGTTACCGACTGCTTCTTGCGCTTGTATTTTAGACCGGTGAGAAGTTCCGATAAGTGCTGAGTCCAGAGCTTCCGATATTGGTTGCTGCTTCTCTGGCTGAGGGGTCGCGTTTGGCTCGCTCTCTTGACTTTGTTCTGGTGTAATTCCGATTGTCATTCTAAAAACCTCTTCTTTTACCCCCGTGATAAAACCTCACCTTATACAATCTGACTGCTACCGAGATCGTATTGGGCTGGGTATGTCTGTTATGTACTGTTTGAGATGAGGTGTATCTTATATTCTATAAGCTATTGAATTATTGGCCTTTTAGATTGGCTCCTGCCCAATATAGGCTGAAATTTTCTCTTTCATTTTGACCGAAGAGGGTCTTCAGAAAGTGTTATGACTCTCCGTAAAGCTCGACAAAGGCACTTAAATGCACCTCAAGATTTGCTAACGTTCGAGCTAATACCGCCCAGTCTCCAACTTGTAACTGCTCCCGTTCATAATTTAGGAAAGCAGCAACCGTTCGATATCCTGCCGATACTTCAAGCTGGAAAGGTTCACTTCCTGCAGGCATCATCCCTTTTGAGGAAGGGCTTCTTACAAAATCAACAGATACAAATAAGTCTCTCAAAGAACTCGCAAGCTTTGGTAGCTCTTGCTCACAACACTCAATACGATCACTGAAATCAATTCCTCGAAGCGTCAAGATAACCTCTTTAGCAGCACTAACAAGTGCTACCGTTGTCTGCGCCGGGTCATCTAAGAGCGTAAAATCAACACTTCCGCCAATAGCAACGATTCCTCCAGCTCTTTTTCCCATTACTATACTCTCTTATCTAACACGCCCTATAATCACAATAAGCATTATATTTTTCTTAACTCAACAAATACTTCATTCTCCATCATCTCGGCAACAAAATAGTTGCCCTTCAGGAAAGGGCCTGGATTTACCAACGT encodes:
- the mrdA gene encoding penicillin-binding protein 2; translated protein: MYSSYEKIPIQLPQRIYVFLLALLCAFFLIAARLWYLQVIKGGSFAEQSKNNRQRTVSVPPARGIIRDRNQVPLATNRPAFNIQMYLQEVTEVDATIEHLADILDVSPDDLHHQLHKQGGPRFRPRVLVRDATREQVERVLSRRLSLPGISVSHYPIRFYNEASLAAHVIGHIREINKAELIQPDFRGYYQRGDVIGKYGLEDTWELYLQGRRGRNSFLVNAHSVKIQDLSDQTKAIPGNILQLTIDRDIQQAADRALSGKSGAIVALVPQTGEILALSSAPNFDPNIFTGELTKAQWEGLSQGKERKLSNRAVQSVYPPASLFKTFLGVAGLEEGLITKKTTEYCPGYHTVGDRTFRCHKHDGHGAVNLEMALSVSCDVFFYILGQRLGIDRIHEYGSKFGLGKATGLELVQEASGLIPSTEWKQKRYAGTPESRWFPGETPSVAIGQGATSATPLQLAVAMSALVNGGTIYRPYLVQGVYSHDGKTEKDSFRPKMLSQLNVEKKHLMQVQNALKSVVHGKRGTGKLAQLPKEWNISVGGKTGTSQVVSLHSKTEKREHEHHALFAAFAPSEAPEIVVVAVIEHGGSGGIAAAPVVRQVLEAFFVKSRALSVPPAVRHPEDVNT
- the rodA gene encoding rod shape-determining protein RodA encodes the protein MIQEVKTFTKSLDWILIMLVGILPVIGLAVLYSASFDPDIEHRFFFWSFNSHLVFRQLNYFLISLVFMFIVASIPPRLSYRFAHVAYASALLLLLSVLVYGTISNGSRRWLHLGFINLQPSELMKVGVILALARYLSRVPPKDGLYTCKELFMPACIVLLPMLVILRQPDLGTALSIGAIGASMILFIGVKRSVLFGLSIFSTIGGAVGWLWFLHPYQKKRILTMFNPEADPRGSGYQIIQSKIAVGSGELFGKGYLEGSQTRLEFIPERTTDFIFSVFAEEWGFLGSMVILGLYLLLLLRLLTQSTKAKEYFGVLVTVGVVGMIFFHVFVNLGMVVGFLPVVGLPLPLMSYGGSSLMTTFFSIGLALSVTAQRSVFSYR